A portion of the Cygnus olor isolate bCygOlo1 chromosome 15, bCygOlo1.pri.v2, whole genome shotgun sequence genome contains these proteins:
- the ELFN1 gene encoding LOW QUALITY PROTEIN: protein ELFN1 (The sequence of the model RefSeq protein was modified relative to this genomic sequence to represent the inferred CDS: inserted 17 bases in 14 codons; deleted 6 bases in 4 codons; substituted 1 base at 1 genomic stop codon): protein MSYQVLTKHSREGQHVLVNVLLLVPQQPLLRAPFQMAGRRWAATPALCVCVAAVSLLQPWGAGGCWXIEGDKGFVWLAICSQNQPPYESIPQQINSTIVDLRLNDNKXKSVQYASLSRFGNLTYLNLTKXEISYIEDGAFSGQFXLQVLQLGYNRLRNLTEGILRGWGSWSTSISSQPLESVTPNAFWECPNIVNIDLSMNRIQRLDTNTFRGLNKLSVCELYSNPFXCSCELLGFLQWLEAFTNMTRTYDRMQCDSPPDYMGYYLLGQGRTGYRNALSMLSSLCTGGSNTVIPRFIPPRYQVTTAPSESPCSEEECSSGDGTTPQFSLFTPSARXRVRPNIQVKHLNHXSAVLTVQIPYPFSKMYILSQFENGFSSMITQLRKKEENITVSNLVAQRDYTYCVVSVHQYSKYXHTCVTITPXRPNRKEPVPTPSTATHYIMTILGCLFGMVIVLGVVYYCLRKRRQQEEKHKKAAGSMKKTIIXAEYGPEMETTSITQLSQGHDAGGETVTRIPYLPSAGEVEQYKXIDSSETPKAKGNTXGEDREQPERRDCELXLPPDTQSSVAEISTIAKEVDKVNQIINNCIDALKSESTSFQGWKSGAVSTVEPQXVLLSEQIPSKHGFLSPVYKESYNHPLQRHHSMEAAPKRSSTSSSGSIRSPRSYRSEGSGHKSEAKYIEKTSPTTDTILTVTPAAAILRAEAEKIRQYSEHRHSDPGSHQGEQHDSMAGRKPSILEPLTRPRPRDLAYSQLSPQYHNLSYTSSPEYTCKPSHSIWERFKLNRKRHKDEEEYMAAGHAXTQKVQFAKDEDLHDILDYWKGVSAQQKS from the exons ATGAGCTACCAGGTCCTGACAAAGCACTCCAGAGAGGGACAGCACGTCCTTGTAAATGTGCTCCTTCTGGTGCCACAG CAACCCCTTCTCCGCGCGCCCTTCCAGATGGCAGGTCGCCGG TGGGCCGCGACGCCAGCCCTCTGCGTGTGCGTGGCAGCCGTCTCCCTCCTGCAGCCGTGGGGTGCGGGAGGCTGCT CTATCGAGGGGGACAAGGGTTTTGTATGGCTGGCCATCTGCAGCCAAAACCAGCCCCCCTACGAGTCCATCCCCCAGCAGATCAACAGCACCATCGTGGACTTGCGGCTGAACGACAACA ACAAGAGCGTGCAGTACGCCTCGCTCAGCCGCTTTGGCAACCTGACATACCTCAACCTGACGA ACGAGATCTCCTACATCGAGGACGGTGCCTTTTCGGGACAGT AcctccaggtgctgcagctgggttaCAACCGACTGAGGAACCTCACTGAGGGCATcctgcggggctggggaagctggAGTACCTCTATCTCCAGCCAACCTCTCGAGTCCGTCACCCCCAACGCCTTCTGGGAGTGCCCCAACATAGTGAACATTGACCTGTCCATGAACAGGATCCAGAGACTCGACACC AACACTTTTAGGGGCTTAAACAAGCTCTCTGTCTGTGAACTCTACAGTAACCCCT TATGCTCCTGTGAGCTCCTTGGCTTCCTGCAATGG TTGGAGGCGTTTACCAACATGACACGCACTTATGACCGGATGCAGTGCGACTCCCCACCGGACTACATGGGCTACTACTTGTTAGGCCAAGGCCGGACTGGCTACCGCAATGCTCTGAGCATGCTCTCGTCCCTTTGCACCGGTGGCTCC AACACTGTGATCCCTCGTTTTATCCCTCCCCGCTACCAAGTGACCACAGCGCCCTCCGAGAGCCCGTGCTCTGAGGAGGAGTGCTCCTCCGGTGACGGCACCACCCCACAGTTCTCCCTCTTCACGCCCTCGGCGAG CAGAGTGCGCCCTAACATCCAGGTGAAGCACCTCAACC ACTCGGCCGTCCTCACCGTGCAGATCCCCTACCCCTTCAGCAAGATGTACATCCTCTCCCAGTTTGAAAACGGCTTCTCCTCCATGATCACCCAGCtcaggaagaaggaggagaacaTCACCGTGAGCAACCTAGTAGCACAAAGAGATTACACCTACTGTGTGGTCTCTGTCCACCAATACTCCAAGT AACACACCTGTGTCACCATCACGC CCAGACCCAACCGCAAGGAGCCGGTGCCCACCCCTTCCACTGCCACCCATTATATCATGACAATCTTGGGCTGTCTCTTTGGCATGGTGATCGTCTTGGGCGTCGTGTATTACTGTCTCCGAAAGAGGCGCCAGCAAGAAGAGAAGCACAAAAAGGCTGCCGGCAGCATGAAGAAGACCATCAT GGCTGAATACGGGCCAGAAATGGAGACCACCAGCATCACCCAGCTGTCCCAAGGACACGATGCTGGGGGGGAGACGGTGACCCGCATCCCCTACCTGCCTTCCGCTGGAGAGGTCGAGCAGTACA TGATCGACAGCAGTGAGACCCCCAAGGCTAAGGGCAACACATGAGGTGAGGACAGGGAGCAGCCTGAGAGGCGAGACTGTGAGC TCCTGCCACCGGACACCCAGAGCTCCGTGGCTGAGATCTCCACCATTGCCAAGGAGGTGGACAAGGTGAACCAGATCATCAACAACTGCATCGATGCCTTGAAATCTGAGTCCACCTCCTTCCAAGGGTGGAAATCGGGGGCAGTTTCCACAGTGGAGCCTC CGGTGCTCTTATCAGAGCAGATCCCCAGCAAGCATGGGTTCCTCTCCCCTGTCTACAAGGAAAGCTACAACCACCCCCTCCAGCGGCACCACAGCATGGAGGCCGCCCCCAAACGCTCCAGCACCTCTTCCAGCGGCTCCATACGGAGCCCCAGGTCCTACCGCTCCGAGGGATCGGGCCACAAATCAGAAGCCAAATACATCGAGAAGACGTCCCCCACCACTGACACCATCCTCACTGTGACACCGGCCGCGGCCATCCTGCGGGCGGAGGCGGAGAAGATCCGGCAGTACAGCGAACACCGGCACTCGGACCCCGGCTCGCACCAGGGGGAGCAGCACGACAGCATGGCGGGGCGAAAGCCCTCCATCCTGGAGCCTCTGACCCGTCCTCGCCCCAGAGACCTGGCCTATTCCCAGCTCTCGCCCCAATACCACAACCTGAGCTACACCTCCAGCCCCGAATACACCTGCAAACCTTCGCACAGCATCTGGGAGCGCTTCAAACTCAACCGCAAGCGGCACAAAGACGAGGAGGAGTACATGGCAGCCGGCCATGC TACGCAAAAGGTCCAGTTTGCCAAAGACGAGGATCTTCACGACATCTTAGACTACTGGAAGGGCGTCTCTGCCCAGCAAAAGTCCTGA